GTTCATACTGTAGTTTTTCGCTTACCTAACTTAAcctaactaaaatattattcgtctttaattataactttaattataacTGTTCAGTAATAACTAATTTTCagtataattaattttgctgatggcgttttagtttattatccTCTTGTTACTTGTCTTGTAGAAATCAATGAATTGCATATTTCCCCATGCAGTCTTTTGGGTGCAATTGACAaatatttagaaacaaattgcctagattttaatttattcaaatatatatatacttttctgattttaaatgAATGCCAAACATTTTTCTTCCTACAACTTATAGTTCAGCTGATAAATTGTTGCCGTCAAATGTTGTCTTCAATAAGTTGATGATTTTTAAAGGCTGATAAAAActgaaagtttatattttaattagcgagttattaatttctaatttttaaggcTAATTTATACTGaaagtttttagttattacCCAGTCGGCATATCTAGTATTATAAATACTCGGAGTATTTATCACGTATAAGATACCGCCGTTGATACCAGAAAAATACGCATTTAGTTTTAAGTTTCGAATTCGAGTTCAATAccacttatttatcaaaaatacgtattatataatatttgatcAAAATCAGATACGATATCGTACTTGATTTTGATCAAATATCAACATAAAATGGAAAAACGAAAATCTTTGCTTTAAAGCGCATGCTTAAACTGAAATTgcgaaaacaaaatttgaaaattttaaaaagtttctcttaataaatttagtaaaaagcTTGTCTGGAATGAAAAGAAATCGTCAGGAATATATGAAAAGTTATATGAAGAGATATCGTTCTGTTAAAGCAGTATCACTTATCTCCAGTACAGCTTTTACTAATTATCAGTgcattatttacttattttcatcagatatagattatatatagaatttttttttttcattatttatagaTTATCAGACTGATTTGCTGTCAAGTTCATTGAATGAATCATCTGAAGCTATTTCGTTACCGGAAAAAGAAAGTCGGGATGATTTTAAAGAACTATCTGTCAGTATTAGTGAGTACTTATCAGAAGGCGAGAATGGCTGTCAAGATGATGAATCAAATGTTTGTGATTTTTCTAGTGATTTTGAATTCAGTGAGACTGATATTGATTCTGAACCCAAACCAGTATATATCATTTGTGAAGAACTTGCACAAGTTGCAGTTAAGCACAATTTAACAAGAGATGCCATAAACGATATACTGCTAATTCTAAGTCAGTCaggaaaatttgaaaaatgtgacATACCAAAAGATGCCCGCACACTGATTAAAACTCCAAGTTCCATTGATGTATTGAGCAAGTGTGATGGTAGTTACATTTACATAGGATTGAAGAAAGGAATAGATGATATATTTGCTATTAATAATGTTGAAGTAGATACTAACTTCATAACTATTGATGTCAATATTGATGGACTTCCTATTCAGCGCTCAAATAATTTGCAGTTTTGGCCAATACTTTGTTCAATAGTTAATATAATATCTTTTCCTTTTCTGGTGGCTATTTATAGTGGAAGTGCAAAACCGTCAAGTGTTCAtgattttttacaagattttgtAACTGAAGTTAATAACCTAACATTTAATGGATTAGTTATTAATGAAAagcattataaatttaatttacgtaGTTTTATTTGTGATGCTCCAGCACGTGCATTTGTTAGATGTTGCTCAGGTCACACATCAAAAAATGGGTGTGAAAGGTGCACTTCTGTGGCAGAGTGTTATGAAAGAAGAATTGTTTATACAAATGACAATGCAAATTTAAGAACTGATGCTGAATTTAGATCAAATGCTTATCCGTTACACAAGAATGGAAACAGTCCATGTCtgctaataaataatttagatatGGTACGTTCTTTTGTCATCGAACCTATGCACAATTTGTTCCTAGGTGTGTGTCGtcgatttctttttttcttgaaattcaaatcaaaaattcaTATCAGCTTTGCTCAACAACAACTGATTTCAAATCGAATGCTGGATATAGCCCAGTCCACTCCTTCTGACTTTGTTAGACAGCCAAGAGGTCTTTCTGAAATAGAACGTTGGAAAGCAACAGAATTTCGTCAATTCACCTTATATACAGGAATTGTTGTGTTAGAGAAAATTTTAGACAATGAAGTTTATAATCTATTTGTTGCATTTGCTGTAGCTGTGAGAATTTTACACATAGAGGATGATGACGATAGAAATGATTTGTTGCCATTTGCTAAGAAACTTTTTGCCACTTTTGTGCATAATTCACGTAAGATTTGTGGCAAatcttttgtaacttttaatgTACATAACTTGCTTCATATCGTTGATGATGCCAAATACTATAATTGTTCTATGAATGATATATctgcatttaaatttgaaaactacttacagtatttaaaaaaaataacaagaaatgcaaaatataatccCATTGTATCAGTTGCTAAACGATTTAAAGAGCGCTCCATTCTTGTGCACCCTTCAGGATATGTTATAAAAAGTGCAATTTgcaaaatttcaacttttaaaaggAACAAATACTTTCTAAGCAAAGACGGAATGTATTGCGAGGTAATGGAAATACTTCTTAACGAAGGAGAACAAAAGTATTCTTGTAACGTTATAAGCAAGCATAATTTGCAACCACTTTTTGTGACCCCTATAAACAGTGGAGAATGGGGAATTATGaaatattcaaagtttaataaagtaaaatggaAATTAACTGTGCTAAAAAGAAgtgattttttacaaaaactttatgCCATGAATAATGCTTTGGGTGAATTGACATTCTTTCCTGTGTTACATAAAATCAATTGAATGAAAGAAAGTTtcttaaaacattattatagaTAGTTGTGAATTATTGATGCAGCTTTACTCAGTAAACGATCGGGGATTTGATAAAACATGTCAGGGGTTATAGCTAGGGCTGCACAAATGTTTATAAACCCTATAAATACTTTCAGTTTAATGGAAATGCatgttgtattatatatatatatatatatatatatatatatatatatatatatatatatatatatatatatatatatatatatatgtatttatatttttatatatatatttatatatatatatttatatatatatatatatatatatttatatatatatatatatatatatatatatatatatatatatatttaccttGGAGGTATAGGATATCATTTCCATTTTCCCCcaaaatgacattattattacaaaagtgTATTAAAATCTTCTATCTAAGGGTATATGACATTATCTCCAAATCAGCGCAATATTAATAGTAGCCTAAtgatgataaaattttagaGGTATAAAACATCATGCCCATTAAAAtttaatctgaatatttttttttaatttttcctgttaaaaaaacatttgtgtaACTATTCAAGGAAATCTAAATACGAAAACCCGGCTGgaatgtttttaatgaaaaaaatacattaaatatttaattgaaaaaaaaggttattctGCTCTATTGTAAAATTGACAAAATGGAGATGATGTCCTTTACCTAcgaggcatatatatatatatatatatatatatatatatatatatatatatatatatatatatatatatatatatatatatatatatatatatatatatatatatatatatatatatatatatatatatatatatatatatatatagatatatatatatatatagatatatatatatatatatatatatatatatatatatatacatatatatatatatatatatatatatatatatatatatatatatatatatatatatatatatatatatatatatatatgtatatggtggccaaacaaaaaataatgtttttttttaaagtcttacCTCCTAAATgtgttatataaaatacaatagatatcaatttttgttaaaaataaattattttataaattttatttaaaaagtaatcattaagatttaataaaggttcaaaattatttagaaataagtttttaaatcacttaaaatacttatttaaaaatgatagataaaaattgtataagCAAAATtgagaataataatttaaaaaaatagtattagtttgtagttgtaaaaatatttcttgatatcactaatatcataaatttattgcaACACTTATAATTGTGATAATTGTGAAtgtctgactttttttttttggctagtTATAAACAGAGCAATCATTTAAGTAGCTTAATTAGCTGTCTGTCTGGGAAAAAAGTGATATAATTAGTACTTTAATACTTAGGGTATTGTTACAGAAAGTCAATGACTTCcttatttttactgttataaaaggagcctttttttattatctaatcaTTATTAAAGCCATCTGGAAAAAGTTAAgaagaaaagttttgttaaacttatagctgtatgttttattttaatttgatgttgttttttttgttattattttttagtttatatgaTTTACCAATTCCTCTTTAAATCTTTCCTTTAATAATCTTTTCTATCTTTTATAGTTCAGTTAACTTAGCTTACAGCTAGTAACACACATTTAGTAACTTACAGCTAGTCTTTGTTGTATTTttaggttatttttatttatgtctgttaaagaagtttattttaaattaaaggatTTTATTGTTGATTACAGAGCTGAAGAAATTTGATATATGAATATGAATGAATAAAGTCACTGatatgcatttattttataatttatttttttaattatttaaattattttttattaatagatatagttttaaagtaattattgaTAAGTATAACATTGAAGTTAGTAttgataaaaatagaaaaatttgttgaatttttatcttattatcaAGAAAAGAAGAATGCTGCACCCTACTTTgcgaaaacaaaaaacaagtaCTGTTCAGGTAATTGTCAcctaatttatttgtaattcaaaattttgttaataaagtttaacatatGTACATTTATTACCATTGCATTTCCTAGAAATTGTATTGTTTGGCAGTTTGGATTGAAAAGGACACTGAAATTGAAGATGTTATTTCTTTATGTTGGGTAGATGAAGCCAATGAAATTGTTTGGTACCCATCAAAATTTGTTGATCCACTAAGGGTGATGATCGCTGATTGTACGGAGCCTAATTCTTTATGGTATTCATTTAAGCTTGTTAAAGTCAAGCGTATTAGCagtaagtttttttgaatttctctttatcattaaacttaattttatatttcaatttttttagttttctttttttgtagattgttatgaaagttttaaaaatgttattgtgtTACATTACAATCAGGTTCTTTTGATGAACTTATACAGCTCATGAAAGCAGGTATTTCAACTGAAGATGAACTGCCTTTAGATAATGCGAGAACTACAGgttctaaaaagaaaaagaatctTACCCAACATTTTTTGTGTAAGcatgttatttatgttaatgttatagttataaaaattgtctttaataaaaatgttttttattgaaagcaaataaaacaagttgaaaataaagttattttattttttaataactagaaatattttttatatttaattgttgaTTAAACATTACAATCTGttacttaattataaaacattttaatattgtaatgtaaagttgataatatatatttaactatttttaactatgttCATTTTTACAAAGGTGATTTGTCTGATGTTAATGCCGAAATCCCTATGGTTTGTGGCAAGGAGCAACAAaaagaaggtttttttttttgtttaatcatTGTTAATTGTTTGtaaagtaattaatatataataataatatataaaaataaatatattttttaaaaatttcaataaatttttatctatagaACATCAAAATGAGGATGGAAGTCTGCTAGAGTATCCTGTTTTTCGTTAgcattttatgtattatttcatttttaaatgtgaaTCAAATCATTCCAAAActctaacattattttttttttttttttttgcagaatttAAAAGTTTGCCAAAAAGACAgcttaaaataactgaaaacaaTAAGGAACCTTGTATCAAGGCAAAAGAAATGCCAGATGTGGATTTTTCATTGAAGAGTATGCAATCGAGTGCCAATGAAAAAGCGCACAGCTCAAGGCTGGtgtattttatttgcttttttatgatGTCATTATAATAGTTTGATTTATGATTATAGTTTAACTGTACttatgttttacaaattttttatttataaacttttcttaaCTTAATCTTCAAAAAGGAAAAgtcaaaaatttaacagttcAGACGAAGAGACAATGGTAAAACCTCTTGCAAAAAAAAGCAGAGATCTTGAGAATGATATGGAAGAAATTTCTGGCAATAACTCTCAAATTGTTACAAAGACCATCAAAACCATCACAAAGGTTGGACGTCCGAAGTCAGCAGCAAATGAGTACTACCCACTTGGAACTATTGAGTTCCAGCAGAAACTTTTTATGCAGTTAAATGACCaaaaagaacgtttaaaaaacattgaaaaaagtcaaaaaataattttaaagtttgtatcTAAAGACGACAAAGTGGATGGAATTGAAGAGATTTCCAAAGCCGAATCAATTGACCAGCTTAaagacattaataaaaaattagatgaaGACCCCCAATATAGGAGAAAAGTTAAGAAAACATTAGAAATTATAGCCCTAACATGTAGTAATGCACGTCAACATATGAATGGTGCAATCAACACTCTAATGTCAgttaatttacaaacaaaagttAATGTTTTGTATGGAAACTACATTTCAAATAAAGATTACTGCGACCATGTGTCTCTACGTCGAGAACTACcagagatttttaaaattcttgttgATGCTGTTAGCACAACATGGAATATATCTGTTAAAGAATTGCAGAAATTTATGTCTGAATGGCTAAAGAATGCACCAAAAAGAGCTTCAAgagacattttaatttaatataaatattctggattgtaattttttagtactataaatactaattactaattaactttttcaattatgaatcaccatttttttatatttatgttgcaGATGTTATTAATGTGGAGATAAATGTTTGTTAAAGTGTACtactaatataatatttttctttaattactaTAAATTACTATAAGAAAGTTCTATCattataattcaaatttaatttacaaagtcaatattcaaaaaaatatttatttaaatagcatataattgataaaattaataaaaattcattggAAGAAACTTGTTGTTGATTACATACCCAAAAAAATGATATCTTCGATAAGTtcaaaaataagtttacttatttttgaataatatgtagtagttgttaaatattttgaacaatatttaacaactaCTACTCTCTTATATCATGACATCTTATCTCTATCAgatatattgatttttgattcatatatgatgtttttctttgtatttacttatccattacattttttcatttcaggTTTATCATGTGATGGGTTTATGCGATATAAAAGAACgaatatatgtaagtttttatgaatttttgaaaaacgtcTGCTAATAATTAGTCCAGTCAACGTTCAAACTTCAATGTTGCATATGtcatttttaagtagtttctaggcttttctgcaacaaatttgagctgaaaattttttttttaagcctaTAAGAAGAATTGgcattattctttgtttaatttaatttatttaaatacagtggttctaataaataaatgtttgtttgttcttggttttttacttatctgTTTTCAGATTCTTATAAACTAGGCAACTCAGCTAAGCAagttttgttctatttttttgtgcaattggaaagagctgaaagttattttttagagcaattGAAAAGAACTGAAGTGTTTTTTAGTAACTTCACACAGTATAACTGATACTGATTTAAGTaagtttacaattttgttttattttatattggatttattttatatttgatatatattatattagatatatattttatgtatttaacatgaaaaactgactgtaatttgtTGACACgaaagtttataaacataaatctgcctttatttcagaatattttatatttcaatgtatctatataaatattcttgcttagaaaaaataaattaattcctTTTGaaagtagttga
This genomic interval from Hydra vulgaris chromosome 01, alternate assembly HydraT2T_AEP contains the following:
- the LOC136075077 gene encoding uncharacterized protein LOC136075077 isoform X1; protein product: MLHPTLRKQKTSTVQKLYCLAVWIEKDTEIEDVISLCWVDEANEIVWYPSKFVDPLRVMIADCTEPNSLWYSFKLVKVKRISSSFDELIQLMKAGISTEDELPLDNARTTGSKKKKNLTQHFLCDLSDVNAEIPMVCGKEQQKEEHQNEDGSLLEYPVFQFKSLPKRQLKITENNKEPCIKAKEMPDVDFSLKSMQSSANEKAHSSRFIM
- the LOC136075077 gene encoding uncharacterized protein LOC136075077 isoform X2, producing the protein MLHPTLRKQKTSTVQKLYCLAVWIEKDTEIEDVISLCWVDEANEIVWYPSKFVDPLRVMIADCTEPNSLWYSFKLVKVKRISSSFDELIQLMKAGISTEDELPLDNARTTGSKKKKNLTQHFLCDLSDVNAEIPMVCGKEQQKEEHQNEDGSLLEI
- the LOC136075076 gene encoding uncharacterized protein LOC136075076, with protein sequence MKRNRQEYMKSYMKRYRSVKAVSLISNYQTDLLSSSLNESSEAISLPEKESRDDFKELSVSISEYLSEGENGCQDDESNVCDFSSDFEFSETDIDSEPKPVYIICEELAQVAVKHNLTRDAINDILLILSQSGKFEKCDIPKDARTLIKTPSSIDVLSKCDGSYIYIGLKKGIDDIFAINNVEVDTNFITIDVNIDGLPIQRSNNLQFWPILCSIVNIISFPFLVAIYSGSAKPSSVHDFLQDFVTEVNNLTFNGLVINEKHYKFNLRSFICDAPARAFVRCCSGHTSKNGCERCTSVAECYERRIVYTNDNANLRTDAEFRSNAYPLHKNGNSPCLLINNLDMVRSFVIEPMHNLFLGVCRRFLFFLKFKSKIHISFAQQQLISNRMLDIAQSTPSDFVRQPRGLSEIERWKATEFRQFTLYTGIVVLEKILDNEVYNLFVAFAVAVRILHIEDDDDRNDLLPFAKKLFATFVHNSRKICGKSFVTFNVHNLLHIVDDAKYYNCSMNDISAFKFENYLQYLKKITRNAKYNPIVSVAKRFKERSILVHPSGYVIKSAICKISTFKRNKYFLSKDGMYCEVMEILLNEGEQKYSCNVISKHNLQPLFVTPINSGEWGIMKYSKFNKVKWKLTVLKRSDFLQKLYAMNNALGELTFFPVLHKIN